The DNA sequence TGTTTGATCTGATGTAAGTCATCAGTGAGAGTTTTATGTGCACTATAACCACATTATCatatcattttaaattttatagagAATGTCAAGTACTCCAGTTGCTGTAGTGACCGGATCCAACAAAGGCATTGGGCTGGCCATAGTGCGGGCTCTGTgcaagcagttctctggggatgTGTACCTGACGTCCCGGGACATCGGACGGGGCAAGGCCGCAGTGGCAAAGCTGCAGGGAGAGGGACTGAAGCCGCTCTTCCATCAGCTGAACATCACCGATCTCCAAAGTATCCGAACCCTCCGTGACTTCCTGAAGGAGAAATACGGGGGACTGAATGTGCTAATCAACAATGCAGGGATTGCCTTCAAAGGTAAAATGCTGTCTGAAGACATTTTCTTTTATAATCTTAATGTTAGATAGTAACAGGTGAATGCGAGTTGTTAGTTTTAGGATTTTAGACTTTCTTACTACCTCTTATAGCAGTGGctctcagcctgtggatccccaggttttggctcacaactcccaggatttctggaagttgaaggccaaatcatctggggacccacaggttgaaaaccattgtcTTACAGTAATTCCCCAATACTACTCAATGGAAGCCATGTTTTGACATCATTTCTGTTCTTGTCTCTGATAGGAGATACTTTCTAGTTAGATCTTTTCTGGGATCATCTTTCCAGTCCATTATTTGAGGGATAATTTTCTAtttttgtgatatatttttacttttatgTCTTTTTCGTATGCCACCTTTTTCTATAAATACACCCTAGCTTCAACTGAAAATAAAGGTAATGAAGAAACTATGACAGTTTTTTTCCCAGTATTAGTACCTGTGCATTGTCTTTGCCAACTTTTGCTTGCTTTCTTCCTCCCATCTGGGGAAAAGGTGCAGACACGACTCCATTTGCTACACAAGCAGAAGTCACTCTGAGAACAAATTTTTTTGCCACCAGGGATGTTTGCACAGAGCTGTTACCTCTGCTGAAACCTAATGGTAAGTGCAGCACAGTGAGCTGACCTTGAAAAATTGTGCTATTGGAAAGCTGCCCAAAATTAAGTCTTTTCATTGAAATATTTCTAATAGTTAGTAGAGCAAatgataacatttatttatttgagagtGCTATGATTTTTAGCTTCAAATATGTTTAAATGGATTTTAGCTGTACATTTtgatactgttatgtttaattctgttttaatgtttgcatatttacatattttaaattatgtggtcatacttttaataGTAAGCCAAGCTgaatctccttcaggagagataaagcggggtataaataataataatagtaatagtaatttgTTTGTTTGACTCATATCCTCCCTTTCTTGCAAGCCATAGCATCAGAAATCTGAATATAgtataggtcaggcatgggcaaacttcggccctccaggtgttttggacttcaactctcacaattcctaacagcctaccggctgttaagaattctgggagttgaagtccaaaacacctggagggctgaagtttgcccataactggtataggcagtccctgagttctATTCAACTTCTATTTTAAACTAACAGTTACATCTGACTCCTAGTCACAAcaaggatgagacaacaggaaaataaaggaaatttaCCCCTGTAAGAGTTTCATGGGGAAAAAGCATctttactgaagctttatcaccaatccttgtttccacaacaacccaaaattttcaaaatccaattttcacaggaatagaaagagaggtgaaatcttctgaacggcaAAACACAGTCCATAAAAGCAGAGTGAAGGTTGGAGCCATGACTTGATAAGATTCTTTCAGCTCCAGAACTTGTTTATTGTACACCAGGCAGAGCTAATTAGTACCAGTAGCACTAATAAAATGTAGGGCAGATGCAGAGCAGGTAGAAAATGAAAGGGTGACTGCGGTAGCTACCATTCTGTCCTTTGTTCTCCTAAAATGCACACGACATCTAGAgcaacagaatattatttgatatTCTAAATAGTCCAGCTTCTCTTTGATAGGACTACTAGGTAATGATTTACAAAACACGGAATGGGAAATGAAATCCCTTCTTGGGAAAGGTCAGGTTCAAAGAGATGTAATTAGGATGAAGAACTTCAGAGGCTTAAACATTGCTCAAGCTCTGTCATTCAGTAGTGAAGCCATGGGGCAGGCCAAGATTCTCAGCCTAAGGGGATGCTCAGTTGTGCTCTTAAAGTGACAACCACCCAGTGATAGAAGAAATGTAGTACAGGAAGCACTTTACGATGATGACAACTCCTGAACAGGTGTATATCCCTCTTCCATGAGACAGGGTAGGTGATTTCAGCTGCCCTGACTGACTCGTGGCCTAGAAAGCTTGCCTTCCCTAGATTAGTGTAACTTCACACCAGGGAAGTCACACTTAACCAGTTGAGGTTAGAAAAAAGCATTACAATTGGTCATGCAGCAGTGCTAGTGACAGTTATGTCCTGAAACCTGAAATTTAGAAACCATTAGTCTTGGGATCCAAAGTAGCATAAAACTAAAGCATCCTTGGAAATTATTTCCAAGTTAGCATGTTAATTAGTTGCTTAAAGAATATACTCGCTGGAGGGCGAGTGTGCATGAACTAAACTCCACTTGCATGGTAGTGACTAGCCCAGAGAAATAATTTCAATACTGTAATCCACCATATCACTGAGGATATATGTTCCTAGCCAGACTGTGATTAACGGAAACCTTGGATACAACTGAACACCATTAAATTACTTGATTTTGTAGCATGCAATAGTTGCTTTGGAGGGGATATTTCTAGAGAGGTatcctctaggaattttctaaatTTCTAGGGgaagcatttcatagaatcacttGGAGGACTTAGCAAATTCCCAGAGAGACCATTATCTCTGAGCACAGATAAGTGAGGCTATGGCTATGGGTTCCGCAGTTGTACGACTGTTATTATAAATACTTCTTAAATGAGAATAGTGCTGTAAAATAGAAAACATTTTATCACTATTGTTGCAATTCCGAAATGCAGATAAGAGTTTTAAATTTCACCaattaatatataattcatatacaGGTAATCCCCGGGTTTATTGCAGTCTGACTTTGCATAAGATGATatctaaaactttttttaaaaaatgtattaaataatttaTTGTAATATAcctacaatacacatatacacatacacatacatagacagcGTACCACCCACACTGTACCCTTCCTCCAGCCTCCAGTGCACCCACCACCTTGGCTAAAACGTTTAAAGAGGTAGTGATGTTACTGGTTTATAACAATTTATTCCAGCATGCCTTCACATAAAATGTGTAGGACTTTTAAATGCTATTGATTTCAGATTGATCATTTTAGCTGTTTGGGTTAATTTTATAGAAGTATAAGAatatttttaacttgttttaataCAGTTATGTTTCATGTAAACTGCCTTGGGCGAAAGTGACAGAAAGAGTgccataaataaattataaattaatgtAATTAGTCACTTTAACTTAGACATTGTTTCTGCCCCACAATCCTTTTCTGCAGCCAGAGTGGTGAATGTGTCTAGCATGTGTGGTGCTTCAGCATTGGCCAACTGCAGCCAAGATCTGCAGAAGAAGTTTCGGAGTGACACCATCACTGAAGAAGAGCTAGTGAAACTCATGGAAAAGTTTGTAGAAGACACCAAGAAGGGAGTGCATGAGAAGGAGGGCTGGTCAAATCATGCTTATGGTGTGTCCAAAACTGGAGTGACAGTTTTGTCCAGAATTCAAGCAAGGGTGCTGAATGAGACACGGAAAGGCGATGGTATCCTGCTGAACGCCTGCTGCCCTGGATGGGTCAGGACCGACATGGCTGGTCCCAGAGCCACCAAATCGCCAGATGAAGGAGCCGAGACTCCAGTTTATTTGGCCCTTTTGCCTCCTGGTGCTGATGGCCCTCATGGCCAATATGTCAGTGAAAAGACAGTACAGAAATGGTAACTGTTCCCTCACATTTCTGGAGGTACACACTGGAGATTGGAAACATTTGGCTTGATCTAACAATAGCAATCCAGACAGAAGTGCCTGTATGTCCTGTCATGTTTTGTTCCATGTAGCTAGAAATGCTGGCCTTTAAGATGCTTTCCCTTCCCTAGTTTTGGGCACCTAACTCGGTTCTTTGTTATTACTATGATTTTGTAAAAtcattcactcctggaagacatATGCAATGTGTCTGCAtggctttttcatgttttttttcagtGGTTGCTTTCTATTGACTGGTAAAGGCGTTCTGTTTCAACAAGCATTAGAAGGATTTATGTTTGGACACATCTGTTTTCTGGAATGCAAGCATTAAGCTACTGCAGTTGTACAGCAAAATCAGCACCCTTTGAAGCagtaaataaaacaattattaacCAATCAAACCAAGCTTGCTTTGGGGCAAAGGTTAGCACACAGTCTCTGAAGATGCACATTTCATTTTATAGCAATTCACTTTCAAGGGAAGAAGAATAGGATTATGCATTGTAGTaaattgcatttgcttttttttaaGGCAGAAGAGATACACCTTGAAGGAAGAGTCTCCCAAAATCTGTACACATGAAATTTGAGCTGATATTTCTGAATACAACTCTTTTTGATCAGTATTAAAAACTTTCACCAAAAACGTTTCTGTGCATATGATTATTCTTCTGTGTCTGATAATGTCTCATTTTGAAGATTAAGATGCTATAAAATGGCAAGCTATATAATACAGACCTTGTGCTTCCCTAAATAGCCACCCAGAACATTGTAATATTTCTTTTGTGACTTGCATAGTTTGGGTTTCTTGAGAATACCATTGCTATCTTTTGTACCTGAAAATCAAAAAGTGAGAGTATTAGCCACTTAATAGTATCATGTTATTTTTTGAAAGAATAACCTGGAACCTTTTTTCTCATAAAAGGGAAATACTGCCACTCCGAAAGCACTGTGAAAACGTGGGAGAATTTTAGTGTGAAGAAAATGTCACATATTAAACATTGCATAAGTGGAGCGTAAGAATGCTGAGTCATAGTGAGTCACTAAAAAAACTGACAGATTAACTCCTCACCTGAAACCTATTATTTAAATACAAATATTATGCTTGACTCTGCTAGGTAAcaaaaaatgtaacaaaattgTGAAAGGATCCAACTATTAGCTTTATTGaacttccttcttttccccctctctctGCCACCCTCCATGTGGGGCTGCCGGAGATAGTGGGATGGCTCCCTACCATGTTCTCCTGAAAAGTAATTCCTTGTCTAGAAAACTGGTCACAGAGTCCAGAAAGTACTTAACAGAATATGCTTATATGTGTTTACAGGCAAAGACATGAAACAAGCTTTAAAGAAAAATGCCAAACTAGAAAATTGTGTTGACTTCCGTGGATGATTTTGTTTAAAGCAAATCAATGAAGCAAAGCCAAGACTTTTATGTATATATACCACAATATCACACAAATCAGTTTTCAAGTAACAGAGTGGCAAAAAAGTACAGAAATTGCCATTTGAGTTATATCTTGCaaagtacagtgggcccttggtaagCTTTGGTTACAAGACCTCCCCCCATGAACCTCAAAATCAGTGgattctcaagtcccattatatacaattgcatAATAAAATTATGTCTCCTGGAAACAAACAGTGTAGATGGAAAAAGATTACCATAATGGGATCATATCAACTATTGCCAGTAACTACTCCAGCCAACCTATTTGGAACTAATTGATACATTTGAATCATCTTCAAAGCAGATTGTGTATACAATTCTTTACAGTAGTAAAATGATTGCTGAATGGGCTGCGTTCTTAAATATGCCTTTTCCCCATTTCTCCAAGTCATGGCCTTAAATGAAAAACACGCAGTCTGCTATAATGTACTTTAGAACTTCAGTTGCAATCTTCTTTATCAGGGAACAAGGAACACCCTGAAAAGCTGTGGCTGGTGCTGCCAATGGTGCAATAGATAGGTTGCAGTGCTAGCCTCCCATTTTTCTTAGATAACATTCACACTCTTTCTCAAAGAGACATGGAACAGAGCTAACTCTCTAAAGAAAAGCAAGCAGCACCAGACCTTTATATAATCACTCTTCCCCTGCTTCCCTCGCCCTCCCTTCCACTCTGTTCTCCTTTATTTAAGCTTCTCCCTCTGGCTGCAGTGAATATTTTCTCCCTGGAGCTCTGTAACGTTGCCAGGAAAGGCGGGTCTCAACCTCTGCTCTACACAGAGCAAGCGCAGCAGAGCACATAAAATCAACAGCCAACCTAAGATTTCTGCTCTCGTTCTTTGGTGGAATCTACTTGCTTCTTTTGAACGTTCTACAGGAAGCTAGGTGAGTTATGCTTCATCATTGTTACCCTGTAGGACTTAGCAATGAAAATAGTTCAGAGGCGGCATCGGACACTTGCTCTTTTCACATTTGGGTCTTTTCCTAAAATATAATGATGTTTTGGAACAATAttcttaattaaatcaaatgatAAAACAAATTATTGTTTTCTAATTATCTTTGGTAATATTGTTGGTTTTTGATGGGGGAAAGGCAGACTTGTCACATAAACATCTAAATTCAGTTATGTCAGACACCAAAGACTGGAGCTGCTAGAGCTAAAATCTCAAGATCTTGGGGAAAATACTGAAGGATTATCTCTCCAAAACTGGTTGAACAGGGTTTGGCAGACTGTTCTAACTGGAAAATTGGCAATAAAAATTCAAGAGGCATGGGGAGAAATAGCAAAAGACAACTTCAAGGAAGCACAAAATCCTTTCTCCCAAGTGCAGAACTTAACAGAAAATTAACTTACAGGACATTTTGGCACAATGTTTTCTTTACAAAAAATCAAAATAACATTTAATAAAATTTCTATAATAGGTTAGTTATTCAAACAAAACATGTAACTCGCTgttaatgtaaataaaataatgtccattaagttgctgttgtttttcacAGCCAGTGCCACTTGTTCAAGTGCAATGGGAGGGGAGGGCTATCACGAACAACTTGAAGTGACTCCAAAGAAATAGTCTGTATGCAAACCATTTGATCTAAATAAAGAGTTTCCTTCACTCTGTAGATAgaatgtaaatatatatctgtatgtATGCAATATATCCACTTAGGTTACCACTTTATTTGCGTAGCACACAAATCAGGTTTAAAATACTGTACCGTCAGAttggtgttttgttgttgtttttagatattaaatatctttttttcttttttcttttttaaatttttttacattccaacaattaacaaaattttagcgatgcatgtcttatttcaatatacataatactaaAAGTAACTTTGGAATGTAACACTCACCCCCCTACCctcccccgttccccctcccccctggaacagcaattcaatatattatcattgtatcattttaactgtgtggaacgcctaattcaaggtggtgtatcttttgtctccatctattttgttaattaggactgaccatttcctgaaccagtcaggttcttttagactatttgtatattttcttttcctttgattaatgaaatcattaattatatattctgatatataagaccaccctgtttctacatcccattttgtctcatccctccatccttgggctattgtggcttgtattgcggctgtcatatattttagaatctcggtccaattattgttatcgtcccttacctttattgtgagggacataaatctggctttgtcccatattaattctttccctattatttcttccatttcttttctcattttactataaaagatttgaatttttctacagtcccaccacatgtgggagaatgagcctattcccccacatttgtgccaacatttgttcaaggtacagtagagtctcacttatccaagcctcgcttatccaagcctctggataatccaagccatttttgtagtcaatgttttcaatatatcatgatattttggtgctaaattcgtaaatacagtaattacaacataacattactgcatactgaattactttttctgtcaaatttgttgtataacatgatgttttggtgcttaatttgtaaaatcataacctaatttgatgtttaataggcttttccttaatccctccttattatccaagatattcgcttatccaagcttctgccggcccgtttagcttggataagtgagactctactgtacttcccgttatatgagctaattggagggggttctataccattttgagattattttcctttgtgtttctttgatccttatatgattaattttatgaatattatcgaTCCAAGACCcgattagtttctcagtaaagtttttttcctgtttccagatctcTGTAAGTGTTGCTTTCAtattataagttaaggtaattagttCATCATATCATGgcccagtcattcctttatctatttctaatttctttctaattattctatccaggggggtttcacctgcttctcttcttttcatggcctggaaTTTACTGGACaggcctaaccatgctatccagttcccttggccacatttatcttttattttatcccactttaatatttctctattggggtccataaggtccccaatccttttaataccattttccttcagtgccttaattatattcctaaatgtcttgtccttattttccaatgtttctaatgggaaagggtcaattttatttattttatttatttgtaatttagtttgccattttttccagattgacaacattgttaagcaagggcctgcttttatgttctttaggtcttttctatctattctctctcccattgacgttcccttttgccaattatttgcttccttttctatttgcacccatttttttgacccttccaattcgaattctagtAACCTGGCTAGTTGACTTGCCTCATAGTATATTCACAATGAGGGAGCCCCCCATCCACccaattcttgtttactataatataagaagttagcaattctgtttttgtttcctcccactacccattttttgaaagagttatcccatttcttcaacaaattgatagggatattcaccggaagggtttggaacaagaataagaACTTGGGCAAGATCTTTATCTTGTAAATTTTTAGCCTTGATATATCTTGAAATTTCTTTTCCCATGAAATGATTCATTGATCTAATTAAGTGGCATGATTACCATTTAGGAATTACATATATAAGAACAGTATTTTTGAAGCCACAataatgtaaacatgtgttgTGAAGCTTCagaatgatatgatatgatatatttAATATCCAAAATTATGTTTGGTTCTCTGGGGTAGGATGTGTGTGTATAGGGAATTGTTCTAAGGTGCCTTATtacatgattttattt is a window from the Anolis carolinensis isolate JA03-04 chromosome 3, rAnoCar3.1.pri, whole genome shotgun sequence genome containing:
- the LOC100568150 gene encoding carbonyl reductase [NADPH] 1 — encoded protein: MSSTPVAVVTGSNKGIGLAIVRALCKQFSGDVYLTSRDIGRGKAAVAKLQGEGLKPLFHQLNITDLQSIRTLRDFLKEKYGGLNVLINNAGIAFKGADTTPFATQAEVTLRTNFFATRDVCTELLPLLKPNARVVNVSSMCGASALANCSQDLQKKFRSDTITEEELVKLMEKFVEDTKKGVHEKEGWSNHAYGVSKTGVTVLSRIQARVLNETRKGDGILLNACCPGWVRTDMAGPRATKSPDEGAETPVYLALLPPGADGPHGQYVSEKTVQKW